The following coding sequences are from one Enterococcus sp. 4G2_DIV0659 window:
- the glpK gene encoding glycerol kinase GlpK — translation MKQRKYILSIDQGTTSSRAIIFDQTGSEIAKAQKELNQHFPQPGWVEHDANEIWHSVQSVIADVLIESKLKPAQIKAIGITNQRETTVVWDKKTGEPIYHAIVWQSKQTSEIADQLKEKGYQDFFQERTGLIIDSYFSATKVKWLLESVAGAKEKAEAGQLLFGTIDTWLLWKLTGGKVHKTDYTNASRTMLFNIHSLDWDQEILNILDIPRMMLPKVCSNAEIYGYTEDYHFYGENIPIAAMAGDQQAALFGQAAFEKGMVKNTYGTGAFIVMNTGEKAILSKNGLLTTIGYGIAGKVTYALEGSIFVAGSAIQWLRDGLKLFEDASQSEELANQVSDSDGVYVVPAFTGLGAPYWDQDARGGIFGLTRGTTKEHLIRATLESIAFQTADVIKTMEDESKINIKLLRADGGASKNDLLMQFQADIIDKPVEASIFSETTALGVAYLAGLAVGFWKDLDEIKTFTHSGKRFEAQITDSKRNQLYDGWLQAVHATMSYQSNS, via the coding sequence GTGAAACAAAGAAAATATATATTATCTATAGATCAAGGAACAACAAGTTCTCGTGCGATTATTTTTGATCAAACTGGAAGTGAAATTGCGAAAGCACAAAAAGAATTGAACCAGCATTTTCCTCAACCAGGTTGGGTGGAACATGATGCTAACGAGATATGGCATTCAGTACAATCAGTTATTGCGGATGTGCTGATTGAATCAAAACTAAAACCGGCCCAAATCAAGGCGATTGGTATTACAAATCAACGGGAAACCACTGTTGTTTGGGACAAGAAGACCGGCGAGCCAATTTATCATGCAATCGTTTGGCAATCAAAACAAACAAGTGAAATTGCAGATCAGTTAAAAGAGAAGGGCTATCAAGATTTTTTCCAAGAACGAACAGGACTAATTATTGATTCTTATTTTTCTGCAACAAAAGTCAAATGGTTGTTAGAAAGTGTGGCTGGAGCAAAAGAGAAAGCTGAAGCAGGACAATTATTATTTGGTACGATTGATACATGGTTATTGTGGAAGCTTACTGGTGGGAAGGTTCATAAAACAGATTACACCAATGCTAGTCGAACGATGTTATTCAATATTCATTCATTAGACTGGGATCAAGAAATTTTGAATATTTTAGATATTCCTAGAATGATGTTGCCAAAAGTATGCTCAAATGCTGAAATATATGGCTATACAGAAGACTATCATTTTTATGGAGAAAATATTCCCATCGCTGCAATGGCAGGAGACCAGCAAGCGGCTTTATTTGGCCAAGCGGCTTTTGAGAAAGGGATGGTTAAAAATACTTACGGTACGGGCGCTTTTATTGTGATGAATACCGGTGAAAAAGCGATTTTATCTAAAAATGGGTTACTGACAACAATTGGTTATGGGATTGCTGGAAAAGTAACGTATGCTTTAGAAGGTAGTATTTTTGTTGCAGGTTCTGCGATTCAATGGTTGCGTGATGGGTTGAAATTGTTTGAAGATGCTAGTCAATCAGAAGAATTAGCTAATCAAGTCAGCGATTCTGACGGTGTCTATGTTGTACCTGCATTTACTGGTTTAGGTGCTCCTTATTGGGATCAAGATGCTCGAGGCGGAATTTTTGGTCTTACTCGAGGAACGACGAAAGAACATTTGATTCGTGCAACCTTGGAGTCGATTGCTTTTCAAACAGCTGATGTGATTAAGACGATGGAAGATGAATCCAAGATCAACATTAAATTATTGCGGGCAGATGGCGGAGCCTCTAAAAATGATTTGTTAATGCAATTTCAGGCGGATATTATTGATAAACCAGTTGAAGCGTCAATTTTTTCTGAAACAACCGCTTTAGGAGTTGCTTATTTGGCAGGATTAGCAGTTGGCTTTTGGAAAGACTTAGATGAAATCAAAACATTTACCCATAGTGGTAAACGCTTTGAGGCTCAAATTACGGATTCAAAACGGAATCAACTATACGACGGTTGGTTACAGGCAGTACATGCAACGATGAGCTATCAATCAAATAGCTAA
- a CDS encoding VOC family protein: MKLDMVGIIVESMEQAILFYERLGFETVGEKNADYVELDHAGTRISLNTKKMVAGIYGYEPKSEGDKIELAFLCESPTEIDQLCAKMKAFDYEIFKEPWHAFWGQYYAIIQDVDGNLLSLFCNSQDV, translated from the coding sequence ATGAAATTAGATATGGTTGGGATCATCGTTGAATCAATGGAACAAGCAATCCTGTTTTACGAACGTCTAGGTTTTGAAACCGTTGGTGAAAAAAATGCTGATTATGTGGAGCTTGATCATGCTGGAACAAGAATTTCTTTAAATACGAAAAAAATGGTTGCTGGAATTTATGGCTATGAACCAAAAAGTGAAGGGGATAAAATTGAGTTGGCTTTTCTTTGTGAATCACCGACTGAGATCGATCAGCTATGTGCAAAGATGAAGGCATTTGATTATGAGATTTTTAAAGAACCTTGGCACGCATTTTGGGGACAATATTATGCAATTATTCAAGATGTAGATGGTAATCTTTTAAGTCTGTTCTGTAATAGTCAGGATGTGTAA
- a CDS encoding TraX family protein, translating into MNGNQLKLIMMGLMALDHLIPLLPPQFNTPIHMLTRCVAVFFAFMAVEGFHYTRNRRRYLLRLYGFAAIMFVGNTLIDTLITKEPMYQIHNNIFLTLAIGVTILTLIDFAKQVKEPFFRISSIVLAIFLTLGTFLGVIPAEGEFVVIPFMLLSYFFRENPKKRDISYLIFAIPLFVMPLLGLPNYSFNMIKMMLEANPDFLFILVIPFIHLYNGQKGSSNPTFKYLFYVFYPAHLWIIALVNFYLNQA; encoded by the coding sequence ATGAACGGAAACCAATTAAAACTTATTATGATGGGCTTGATGGCTCTGGATCATCTTATCCCACTTTTACCACCGCAATTTAACACGCCTATTCATATGTTGACTCGCTGTGTCGCTGTCTTCTTTGCTTTTATGGCTGTTGAGGGCTTCCACTACACAAGAAATCGAAGAAGATACCTATTACGTTTATATGGCTTTGCCGCAATCATGTTTGTTGGGAATACGTTGATTGACACGCTGATTACTAAAGAGCCCATGTATCAGATTCACAACAATATTTTTTTGACATTAGCTATTGGTGTAACGATCTTGACGCTAATTGATTTTGCTAAACAGGTGAAAGAACCTTTTTTTAGAATATCATCCATCGTTCTAGCAATTTTTTTAACATTAGGAACTTTTTTAGGAGTGATTCCCGCAGAAGGGGAATTTGTTGTTATCCCATTTATGTTACTCAGCTATTTCTTCAGGGAAAATCCGAAAAAAAGAGATATTTCCTATCTTATTTTTGCAATTCCATTATTTGTAATGCCTTTACTTGGTTTACCCAATTACTCTTTTAATATGATCAAAATGATGCTTGAAGCAAACCCAGACTTTCTATTTATTTTAGTGATTCCTTTTATTCACTTGTACAATGGTCAAAAAGGGAGCAGTAATCCGACCTTTAAATATTTATTTTACGTATTTTATCCAGCACATTTATGGATTATTGCTTTGGTTAATTTTTATTTAAATCAAGCCTAA
- a CDS encoding DNA-binding protein produces the protein MLSAEVKIILSEEQLASLQKSIYDMLLESLQEARKSAVIDQPFLKQNKAAAYLGISVNTLKKLEQKGLPSIRRLNVLNY, from the coding sequence ATGTTGAGCGCTGAAGTTAAGATTATTTTATCAGAGGAACAACTTGCATCGTTGCAAAAAAGTATCTATGATATGTTGCTAGAAAGCTTGCAGGAAGCAAGGAAAAGTGCAGTGATTGATCAACCGTTTTTGAAGCAAAACAAGGCTGCCGCTTACTTAGGAATCTCGGTAAATACATTAAAAAAACTCGAACAAAAAGGGCTACCAAGTATTAGAAGATTGAATGTCCTTAACTATTAA
- a CDS encoding MmcQ/YjbR family DNA-binding protein, with protein MMDKKIAYLKNEARKWPGASVAYREDWDCDYFGIEKKCFCMLGTNKAGDWVMTVKGDPEENELLREQYPDVVPGYYANKTHWNSFMLENSSFTQEQLASFLRKSYQLVLVKLPKKVQAKYSGK; from the coding sequence ATGATGGATAAGAAAATTGCTTATTTAAAAAATGAAGCAAGGAAATGGCCTGGCGCAAGTGTTGCTTATCGAGAAGATTGGGATTGCGATTACTTTGGAATCGAAAAAAAATGTTTTTGCATGTTAGGAACAAATAAAGCTGGCGATTGGGTGATGACGGTAAAAGGCGATCCAGAGGAAAATGAGCTTTTGCGAGAACAGTATCCAGATGTAGTACCAGGATATTACGCAAATAAAACGCATTGGAATTCATTTATGTTGGAAAATTCATCCTTTACACAAGAACAGCTAGCTTCATTTTTAAGAAAATCTTATCAACTAGTCTTGGTTAAGTTACCAAAAAAAGTACAAGCGAAATATAGTGGAAAATAA